Proteins co-encoded in one Campylobacter concisus genomic window:
- a CDS encoding ArsS family sensor histidine kinase, which translates to MPRSSIFITITFIFALALVSIFLAFLWLMGFDKQNYTRELNNKYSNVARTNLFYMGGIINKTQYDRQLSNIDMPEIKDEKRKDEILKQATVLEEISSDLGSSAILLYDKHHYLRIEHLDELKLLMDKEFQPYRYEVIKAVFLVVAVILLGAYIFVIYKIKPLRKLKRQIVKFANGELDGVQNVGNGKDEISEVSEAFYEAVCQIKALNDSRHLFLRNIMHELKTPITKGLIAAQMIEKSKNQERLISVFHKLENLINELAAIEQITSKIGLSNKTPCFMRDLIDEAIDIAMVEKECVGVSELDEVRVLVDFKLFSVAIKNMIDNGIKYSTDKHVNIVVSKDHMKFITQGEKLKNDLDFYVQPFIKGEDTQKSFGLGLYIVSNILDAHGLKFRYEYKNGMNVFVFENLQDIIVT; encoded by the coding sequence ATGCCAAGATCGTCTATTTTTATAACCATAACTTTTATCTTTGCTCTTGCGCTCGTTTCGATATTTCTAGCTTTTTTATGGCTCATGGGCTTTGATAAGCAAAACTATACAAGAGAGCTAAACAACAAATACTCAAACGTTGCTAGGACAAATTTATTTTATATGGGTGGCATCATAAATAAAACTCAGTACGACCGCCAGCTTTCAAATATCGATATGCCAGAGATCAAAGACGAGAAGAGAAAAGATGAAATTTTAAAGCAAGCAACCGTTTTAGAAGAAATTTCAAGCGATCTAGGTTCAAGTGCGATCTTGCTTTATGATAAGCATCACTACTTAAGGATTGAGCATTTAGACGAGCTAAAGCTTTTAATGGATAAAGAATTTCAGCCTTACAGATACGAGGTGATAAAGGCTGTTTTTCTGGTGGTTGCGGTCATTTTGCTAGGTGCTTACATTTTTGTCATATATAAGATAAAACCACTTAGAAAGCTAAAGCGTCAGATCGTAAAATTTGCAAATGGTGAGCTTGATGGCGTACAAAATGTTGGCAACGGCAAGGATGAAATTTCTGAAGTTTCAGAGGCATTTTATGAGGCGGTTTGTCAGATCAAGGCACTTAATGACTCGAGGCATCTTTTTTTAAGAAATATAATGCACGAGCTAAAAACTCCTATCACAAAAGGCCTGATAGCCGCTCAAATGATAGAAAAAAGTAAAAATCAAGAGAGGCTAATCTCTGTCTTTCACAAGCTTGAAAATTTGATAAACGAACTTGCGGCGATCGAGCAGATAACATCAAAAATAGGGCTTAGCAATAAAACACCATGTTTTATGAGGGATCTCATCGATGAGGCCATAGATATAGCCATGGTAGAAAAAGAGTGTGTTGGTGTCAGTGAGCTTGATGAGGTTAGGGTGCTTGTTGATTTCAAGCTATTTTCAGTCGCCATAAAAAATATGATAGATAATGGCATAAAATACTCAACTGATAAGCACGTAAATATCGTTGTTAGCAAGGATCATATGAAATTTATAACTCAAGGCGAGAAGCTAAAAAATGATCTTGACTTTTATGTCCAGCCATTTATCAAAGGAGAGGATACTCAAAAGAGTTTTGGCCTAGGTTTATATATAGTTAGCAATATACTTGATGCTCATGGACTCAAATTTAGATACGAATATAAAAACGGAATGAATGTCTTTGTTTTTGAAAATTTACAAGATATAATAGTGACTTAA
- a CDS encoding ABC transporter permease encodes MTSLPKYLLFKYLRFDKTQPFITLSALLAFLGVSIGLMVLIVAMAIMNGFDKEFERKLFTMNYPITVQSAFKGSIDDDFVDELKARFSDLKFSPFISTQVIYRSANALEGGLVYGVNFKDEKQINSVVNEALKDKELDGFEILVGSGITSEFRLRNDEKLTLIFTKADPAGFSLTPKMKRFDIGGSFTSGLIAYDKAFSYTSVDALRKILDYPKGVYDGIHIFSSKPFDDIKRVREGLPAGTVAIGWWEQNGNFFSALALEKRALFIVLMLIILVASLNIISSLLMTVMNRRQEIALLLALGASKSEIKRSFFYQGLVIGGGGIIFGLALGFLGLFLLGNFNIIDLPADVYGSSKLPLELSTIDLVLIIVGAVFIVAISSYYPAKKSTEVNVLQTLRNE; translated from the coding sequence ATGACAAGCTTACCAAAGTACCTACTTTTTAAATATTTAAGATTTGATAAAACTCAGCCATTTATCACTCTAAGTGCCTTGCTTGCCTTTCTTGGTGTTAGCATAGGACTTATGGTTTTGATCGTTGCAATGGCGATTATGAATGGATTTGACAAAGAATTTGAACGCAAACTTTTTACGATGAACTATCCTATAACCGTTCAAAGTGCTTTTAAAGGCTCTATTGATGATGACTTTGTTGATGAGCTAAAGGCTAGATTTAGTGATCTTAAATTTAGTCCATTTATAAGCACACAGGTCATTTATCGCTCGGCAAATGCGCTTGAGGGCGGACTGGTTTATGGCGTAAATTTTAAAGATGAAAAACAGATAAACTCAGTCGTAAATGAAGCTTTAAAAGATAAAGAGCTAGATGGTTTTGAGATACTTGTGGGAAGTGGCATAACGAGTGAGTTTAGACTAAGAAACGATGAAAAACTAACGCTTATCTTTACAAAGGCTGATCCTGCTGGCTTTTCTCTAACGCCAAAGATGAAGCGCTTTGATATCGGTGGCTCATTTACATCTGGGCTAATCGCCTACGATAAGGCGTTTTCATATACTTCAGTTGATGCTTTGAGGAAAATTTTAGACTATCCAAAAGGCGTTTATGATGGAATTCATATCTTTTCAAGTAAGCCATTTGATGATATAAAAAGAGTGCGTGAGGGACTTCCAGCTGGCACGGTTGCCATTGGCTGGTGGGAGCAAAATGGCAACTTTTTTTCAGCGCTTGCACTTGAAAAACGAGCACTTTTTATCGTTTTGATGCTTATTATCCTTGTGGCGTCGCTAAATATCATAAGCTCGCTGCTAATGACAGTGATGAACCGCAGGCAAGAGATCGCCTTGCTTCTTGCACTTGGAGCTAGTAAAAGTGAGATAAAAAGAAGCTTTTTCTATCAAGGGCTAGTAATCGGGGGCGGTGGCATTATATTTGGCTTAGCGCTTGGCTTTTTAGGACTATTTTTACTTGGAAATTTTAATATCATAGACCTGCCAGCTGACGTTTATGGCTCAAGCAAACTACCACTCGAGCTTTCAACCATCGATCTTGTGCTTATTATAGTTGGAGCTGTATTTATCGTGGCTATATCGTCTTATTACCCAGCTAAAAAATCCACGGAAGTAAATGTGCTTCAAACTTTAAGAAATGAGTAG
- a CDS encoding response regulator transcription factor codes for MTRILMIEDDMELAEILTEYLENYDIEVVTAEEPYIGLSTLNTSKFDLVILDLTLPGMDGLEVCKEIRKNHNIPIIISSARHDITDKVNALDNGADDYLPKPYDPQELLARIKSHLRRQSITPASEARNLNKDLVLKEFEHEILFKGSVLNLTAAEYDILKYLLLKEGGAVTREELIYNCESINEDSSNKSIDVIIGRIRQKLNENPKEPKYIHAIRGIGYKLVL; via the coding sequence ATGACTAGAATTTTAATGATAGAAGATGATATGGAGCTTGCTGAAATTTTAACTGAATATCTAGAAAACTACGATATTGAAGTAGTAACTGCTGAAGAGCCATATATCGGACTATCTACGCTAAATACAAGTAAATTTGACCTAGTTATACTAGATCTTACATTGCCTGGTATGGATGGATTAGAAGTTTGTAAAGAGATCAGGAAAAATCACAATATTCCTATTATCATATCAAGTGCAAGGCATGATATAACGGATAAGGTAAATGCTCTTGATAACGGAGCAGATGATTATTTGCCAAAGCCATATGACCCACAAGAGCTTTTGGCTCGTATCAAAAGTCATCTAAGAAGGCAGAGTATCACCCCAGCAAGTGAGGCGAGAAATTTAAATAAGGACCTGGTTTTAAAAGAATTTGAACATGAAATTTTATTTAAAGGCAGCGTCTTAAATTTAACTGCCGCAGAATATGACATCTTAAAATATCTACTTTTAAAAGAGGGCGGAGCGGTTACTAGAGAGGAGCTTATCTATAACTGTGAGAGCATAAACGAAGATAGCTCAAATAAAAGTATTGACGTCATCATCGGCAGGATTCGCCAAAAACTAAATGAAAATCCAAAAGAGCCAAAGTATATCCACGCTATCCGTGGTATCGGCTATAAATTGGTTCTTTGA
- a CDS encoding heat shock protein transcriptional repressor HspR — translation MQNYEEPLFLISVVAKVLSIHPQTLRQYEREGLIEPSRTDGKMRLYSQKDVDRVKTILNLTRELGVNLAGVDVILQLKEKIDDLESTIDELNKKLHEATSQTSTKRSLVKRKNSFDLVFYEGKK, via the coding sequence ATGCAAAATTATGAAGAACCACTTTTTTTAATAAGCGTTGTTGCAAAGGTTTTAAGCATACATCCACAAACTTTAAGACAGTATGAAAGAGAGGGACTTATCGAGCCATCAAGAACAGATGGCAAGATGAGGCTCTACTCACAAAAAGACGTTGATCGCGTAAAAACTATACTAAATTTAACACGCGAACTAGGTGTAAATTTAGCCGGCGTTGATGTGATACTTCAGTTGAAAGAAAAAATTGACGATTTAGAATCAACTATTGATGAGCTAAATAAAAAATTGCACGAAGCTACCAGTCAAACTAGCACAAAAAGATCGCTCGTAAAAAGAAAAAATAGCTTTGATCTAGTCTTTTATGAAGGTAAAAAATAA
- a CDS encoding DnaJ family protein — protein MSESLYETLGVSKGASSDEIKKAYRKLARKYHPDINKDPGAEDKFKEINAAYEILSDDKKRAQYDQYGDTMFGGQNFHDFASSSADMGDLNEILKNIFSGGFGGGGAKFSSGFGSNFGGFDGFSSGGFGFGGADLDVNAKISIPFDVAVTGGEHKINFNGESIKIKIPSGIEGGEKLRVKGKGKSAGGQKGDLILAISVEPSDEYERVGDDLYKDIEIPLKTMLFGGKVDVHTYKKDVTIKIAENSKTGTKIRLKGYGVQNRKSGIYGDLYLKARVKLPNISELDEGLVKELKEKLPE, from the coding sequence ATGAGTGAAAGCTTATATGAGACTTTAGGGGTTTCAAAGGGTGCCTCAAGCGACGAGATAAAAAAAGCTTATAGAAAACTTGCCAGAAAATATCACCCAGACATCAATAAAGACCCTGGAGCAGAAGATAAATTTAAAGAAATAAATGCTGCTTATGAAATTTTAAGCGACGATAAAAAACGAGCTCAATACGACCAGTACGGTGACACTATGTTTGGCGGTCAAAATTTCCACGACTTTGCTAGTAGCTCAGCCGATATGGGCGATCTAAATGAAATTTTAAAGAATATCTTCTCAGGTGGCTTTGGCGGCGGTGGAGCTAAATTTAGCAGCGGATTTGGTAGTAATTTTGGAGGCTTTGACGGATTTAGTAGTGGTGGATTTGGCTTTGGCGGAGCTGATTTAGACGTAAATGCAAAAATTTCTATACCATTTGACGTGGCTGTAACTGGTGGCGAACATAAGATAAATTTTAATGGCGAAAGCATTAAGATAAAAATTCCAAGTGGCATAGAAGGCGGCGAGAAGCTTCGTGTAAAAGGCAAAGGCAAGAGCGCTGGTGGTCAAAAAGGCGATCTTATACTTGCTATTAGCGTTGAGCCAAGCGACGAGTATGAAAGAGTCGGAGACGATCTTTATAAAGATATAGAAATTCCACTAAAAACTATGCTTTTTGGCGGAAAAGTCGATGTGCATACTTACAAAAAAGATGTCACGATTAAGATCGCTGAGAACTCAAAAACAGGTACAAAGATCCGCCTAAAAGGATATGGTGTGCAAAATAGAAAGAGCGGAATTTATGGCGATCTTTACTTAAAAGCCAGGGTAAAACTTCCAAATATCAGTGAGCTTGATGAAGGCTTAGTAAAAGAGTTAAAAGAAAAATTACCGGAGTAA
- a CDS encoding cation:proton antiporter, translated as MEQILEGFLLVAAISVALNVIFKKFQIPTIIGYIVTGTLISEFFNLKSNDEISHIAEFGIAFLMFTIGLEFSFKHLMGMKKEVFLNGGLQVCLSGFIMGVMLYYTLHLKDETALIAGLALALSSTAIVLKTLNDSGDVSKIYGRKALGILLFQDIAVIPILLMIDMFSSQDASINELLLKTFTSAIILIVVLFLLGKYVINWIFYKVIQTNSQEVFIATILFMVVGSSTLAHFFGFSYSLGAFLAGMMMAETQYKHQIEVDLIPFRDLLLGLFFITVGMQINFAVVISNIWLVLGLVFSVMVIKAVVVFAILNIYLKRRVAAKTALSVCQIGEFALAVFGLMTTRNLLDIQTAQIFIAASVVSMFATPFILKKLDAIADLIEREIVVEPNETLKPQKIKNHIVVFGYERLGQEVVLRLKETKLLYLVLDNDISLVELGRSRGENVFLGNVLQSHTLENACLSDAAAVIITVNNEQRVELIAQKIKDYGVNTQTIIKINGEGNKDIFGELGKNFHLINEERVMAKTLVHEALQCKIDHDIRA; from the coding sequence ATGGAACAAATTTTAGAAGGTTTCTTGCTTGTTGCAGCGATCTCAGTCGCATTAAACGTCATTTTTAAGAAATTTCAGATACCAACCATCATCGGCTACATCGTAACTGGTACGCTTATATCAGAATTTTTCAACCTAAAAAGCAATGATGAAATTTCTCATATCGCGGAATTTGGTATCGCATTTTTGATGTTTACCATTGGGCTTGAGTTTAGTTTTAAACACTTAATGGGCATGAAAAAAGAGGTCTTTTTAAATGGCGGCTTACAGGTTTGTTTAAGTGGCTTTATAATGGGCGTTATGCTTTATTATACCCTTCACTTAAAAGACGAAACAGCACTTATTGCAGGCCTTGCACTTGCACTCTCATCAACTGCGATCGTGCTAAAGACGCTAAATGATAGTGGCGATGTGAGTAAAATTTACGGTAGAAAAGCACTTGGAATTTTACTATTTCAAGATATTGCCGTCATTCCTATTTTACTTATGATTGATATGTTTAGCTCACAAGATGCCTCGATAAATGAGCTTTTACTAAAGACATTTACAAGTGCGATTATTCTTATTGTTGTGCTATTTTTACTTGGTAAATATGTCATCAACTGGATATTTTATAAAGTTATTCAAACAAATTCGCAAGAGGTTTTTATAGCTACGATTTTGTTTATGGTCGTTGGCTCTAGCACTTTAGCTCACTTCTTTGGCTTCTCATACTCTTTGGGTGCATTTTTGGCCGGTATGATGATGGCTGAGACGCAATATAAACACCAAATCGAAGTTGATCTTATTCCTTTTAGAGATTTGCTCTTAGGGCTATTTTTTATAACCGTTGGTATGCAGATAAATTTTGCTGTCGTCATCTCAAACATCTGGCTTGTTCTTGGCCTAGTATTTAGTGTCATGGTGATAAAAGCAGTTGTTGTTTTTGCTATCTTAAACATCTACTTAAAGCGAAGAGTTGCTGCAAAAACCGCGCTTAGTGTTTGTCAAATAGGCGAATTTGCACTAGCTGTTTTTGGACTAATGACTACTAGAAATTTACTTGATATACAAACTGCTCAAATTTTTATCGCAGCCTCAGTTGTGTCGATGTTTGCTACACCTTTTATACTTAAAAAACTAGACGCGATAGCAGACCTCATAGAACGTGAGATCGTTGTTGAACCGAATGAAACTCTAAAGCCGCAAAAAATAAAAAATCACATCGTAGTCTTTGGCTATGAGAGACTTGGACAAGAGGTCGTTTTGAGACTAAAAGAGACAAAGCTTTTATATCTTGTGCTTGATAATGATATTAGTCTAGTTGAGCTTGGTAGGAGCCGCGGAGAAAATGTATTTTTAGGTAACGTTCTTCAAAGCCACACACTTGAAAATGCCTGCTTAAGCGATGCAGCTGCTGTTATTATAACTGTTAACAATGAGCAAAGAGTGGAGCTCATCGCGCAAAAGATAAAAGACTACGGCGTAAATACCCAAACTATAATAAAAATAAATGGTGAGGGCAATAAAGATATTTTTGGTGAGCTAGGTAAAAATTTTCACCTAATAAACGAAGAGCGTGTCATGGCAAAAACACTCGTACACGAGGCTCTTCAATGCAAAATCGATCATGATATAAGAGCGTAA
- a CDS encoding Do family serine endopeptidase — MKKIVLISLVAASFLVGADIKFNEANSNITRVSPLSDKNSVLSYYDSIAQAKLSVVNISTTKTVNNAGIEQMFNDPFFNEFFGFNFAKPKEKEKTTSLGSGVIISNDGYIVTNNHVIEDSDQIVVTLANGGKEYKAKLIGSDPKTDLAVVKIEANGLNAITFADSSKLLDADVVFAIGNPFGVGESITQGIISGLNKDNIGLNQYENFIQTDASINPGNSGGALVDSRGYLVGINSAILSKSGGNNGIGFAIPSNMVKDIAKKLITDGKIERGFIGVTIANLTDEQKELYTNKEGALISGVEQGMPADEAGLKRGDLVISANDKAIKNANDLKNFIGSLTPNSSVDITYERSNKIMNAKIKLANADHNSKDIAKSIIIEGLSVSNLSDEIRYKYKISPDTQGVLVTDVKSGSKAEDFGFERGDVIVQVGEESIKDLQTFANTIKNTKGKKTLVWINRGGIIQGLVIK; from the coding sequence ATGAAAAAGATTGTGCTAATTTCATTAGTAGCAGCTTCTTTTTTAGTGGGGGCTGATATTAAATTTAATGAAGCTAACTCTAATATCACGAGAGTATCGCCACTTAGCGATAAAAATAGCGTACTTTCTTATTATGACTCGATCGCTCAGGCAAAGCTTTCAGTTGTAAATATCTCAACTACAAAAACGGTAAATAACGCTGGCATTGAGCAGATGTTTAACGACCCTTTCTTCAATGAATTTTTTGGATTTAACTTTGCAAAACCAAAAGAAAAAGAAAAAACTACTTCACTTGGTTCTGGCGTTATCATCTCAAATGATGGATATATCGTTACAAATAACCACGTTATAGAAGATAGTGATCAAATAGTTGTAACTCTTGCAAATGGCGGCAAAGAGTATAAAGCAAAGCTAATAGGAAGTGATCCAAAAACCGATCTAGCCGTCGTAAAGATAGAAGCAAACGGACTAAATGCGATCACTTTTGCGGACTCATCAAAGCTGCTTGATGCAGACGTCGTATTTGCAATAGGTAATCCATTTGGCGTTGGTGAAAGTATCACTCAAGGTATCATTTCAGGCCTAAATAAAGATAATATCGGACTTAATCAATATGAAAATTTTATCCAAACAGACGCCTCTATAAACCCAGGAAATTCAGGCGGCGCTTTGGTTGATAGCAGGGGCTATTTGGTTGGAATAAACTCAGCCATACTTTCAAAAAGTGGTGGCAATAACGGCATTGGCTTTGCGATCCCATCAAATATGGTAAAAGATATCGCTAAAAAGCTGATAACTGATGGCAAGATCGAACGTGGCTTTATCGGCGTTACTATTGCAAATTTAACTGATGAGCAAAAAGAGCTTTACACAAATAAAGAAGGTGCTTTAATAAGTGGCGTAGAGCAAGGCATGCCAGCAGATGAGGCTGGGCTAAAAAGAGGCGATTTGGTTATATCAGCTAATGATAAAGCTATCAAAAACGCAAATGATCTTAAAAATTTCATTGGCTCACTAACTCCAAATAGCAGCGTTGATATAACTTACGAGCGATCAAATAAAATAATGAATGCAAAAATCAAGCTTGCAAACGCTGATCACAATTCAAAAGACATAGCAAAAAGCATTATCATCGAAGGACTTAGCGTTAGCAATCTAAGCGATGAGATAAGATATAAATACAAAATCAGCCCAGATACTCAAGGCGTGCTAGTAACTGATGTAAAATCTGGCTCAAAAGCTGAAGACTTTGGCTTTGAAAGAGGCGATGTGATCGTGCAAGTTGGTGAAGAGAGTATAAAAGATCTTCAAACATTTGCAAATACTATCAAAAATACAAAAGGTAAAAAGACGCTAGTGTGGATAAATCGCGGTGGTATCATACAAGGTCTTGTTATAAAATAA